In the Chroococcidiopsis sp. SAG 2025 genome, one interval contains:
- a CDS encoding TRAP transporter large permease: MELDYEWLGPLMFAGALVLLSFGYPVAFALGGVAILFGLLGISLGVFDPIFLTAMPQRIFGIMANYTLLAIPYFIFLGSMLEKSGIAENLLETMGILLGRLRGGLALAVVVVGALLAATTGVVAATVVAMGLISLPIMLRYGYDKRLATGVIAASGTLGQIIPPSVVLVVLGDQLGVSVGDLFIGSVIPGLMMAGAFAIHVVVVAFLKPEVAPALPEDVRAAAGKNLGKRVVQVMIPPLLLILLVLGSIFFGIATPTEAGAVGCLGAVILAGFNRQLSWRSLWQVCDVTLRITSMVIFILIGSTAFSLVFRGLNGDRFMFDVLTNLPGGEIGFLFVSMLVVFILGFFIDFFEIAFIVVPLFVPVAQKLGLNLIWYGVVLGANLQTSFLTPPFGFALFYLRGVAPREVTTGDIYRGVVPFIILQLLVLLAIIVFPGIVSFLPSLIR; this comes from the coding sequence CTGGAACTGGACTATGAGTGGTTGGGTCCCTTGATGTTTGCAGGGGCACTGGTACTGCTTTCTTTTGGCTACCCAGTTGCATTTGCTTTAGGTGGAGTAGCAATTTTATTTGGCTTGCTAGGCATTAGTTTGGGTGTATTCGACCCGATTTTTCTCACGGCAATGCCTCAGCGGATTTTTGGCATCATGGCTAATTACACGCTGCTGGCAATTCCCTATTTCATCTTTCTCGGTTCGATGCTGGAAAAGTCCGGTATCGCTGAGAATCTGCTGGAAACAATGGGAATTCTCTTGGGGCGATTGCGTGGAGGTTTAGCTTTAGCAGTCGTGGTTGTGGGGGCGCTACTAGCGGCAACAACGGGTGTAGTCGCTGCAACCGTAGTAGCAATGGGTCTAATTTCCCTCCCAATTATGCTGCGATACGGTTACGACAAACGATTAGCTACTGGCGTAATTGCTGCTTCTGGGACGTTGGGACAGATTATTCCTCCTAGTGTAGTGTTAGTCGTGTTAGGCGATCAGTTAGGCGTTTCCGTTGGAGATCTATTCATCGGTTCCGTCATTCCTGGTTTGATGATGGCAGGAGCATTTGCCATACACGTTGTAGTTGTAGCGTTCCTCAAGCCAGAAGTAGCCCCAGCTTTACCAGAAGATGTGAGGGCAGCAGCAGGAAAAAATTTGGGTAAACGAGTTGTACAGGTGATGATACCGCCCTTGCTGTTGATTTTATTAGTGTTAGGCAGTATCTTCTTTGGCATTGCCACGCCCACAGAAGCAGGTGCAGTGGGATGCTTGGGCGCAGTTATACTAGCCGGATTTAATCGTCAGTTGAGTTGGCGATCGCTCTGGCAAGTTTGCGATGTCACCTTGCGAATTACCAGCATGGTAATTTTCATTTTAATTGGCTCGACCGCTTTTAGTTTGGTCTTTCGCGGCTTGAATGGCGATCGCTTCATGTTTGACGTTCTCACCAACCTTCCTGGCGGCGAAATCGGCTTTTTGTTCGTCAGTATGCTGGTGGTGTTTATCCTCGGCTTTTTTATCGATTTCTTCGAGATTGCTTTTATCGTCGTACCTCTATTTGTTCCCGTAGCGCAGAAATTAGGCTTGAATCTCATTTGGTATGGCGTGGTATTGGGAGCTAACTTACAAACATCCTTTCTCACTCCGCCTTTCGGCTTTGCTCTGTTCTATCTACGGGGTGTTGCTCCCCGCGAAGTCACCACTGGAGACATTTATCGCGGTGTGGTTCCGTTTATCATTCTGCAACTGCTCGTTTTATTGGCGATTATCGTCTTCCCTGGAATTGTTAGTTTTCTTCCCTCACTGATTCGCTGA
- a CDS encoding TRAP transporter small permease subunit — MQSLLRISKIIDTMNEWIGRFTAGFVLLMVLVGVWNVVGRYLGRAVGQNLSSNALIEAQWYLFDLVFLLGAAYTLKHNDHVRVDIFHRNWSPKLRAFTDLLGTILFLIPFCIIVLVVSWDTILVSWRIGETSPDPGGLLRYPIKTMIIVSLVLLIFQGISEAIKNLAIITNQMQQEEQSDNPGTGL, encoded by the coding sequence TTGCAAAGCCTACTACGCATATCAAAAATCATCGACACGATGAACGAATGGATCGGACGCTTCACGGCTGGCTTCGTCCTGCTCATGGTACTCGTTGGAGTCTGGAACGTCGTCGGTCGATATCTAGGACGAGCCGTGGGACAAAACTTAAGTTCTAACGCTTTAATTGAAGCTCAATGGTATTTATTCGACCTTGTATTTCTTTTGGGTGCTGCCTACACCCTCAAACATAACGACCACGTTCGAGTAGACATTTTCCATCGTAACTGGTCGCCCAAACTCAGAGCCTTTACCGATCTCTTAGGAACAATATTATTTCTGATTCCTTTTTGCATCATCGTGCTGGTTGTTTCTTGGGACACCATTCTTGTCTCTTGGAGAATTGGCGAAACTTCTCCCGATCCTGGTGGATTACTCCGCTACCCAATCAAAACGATGATTATCGTTAGTTTGGTGTTACTGATTTTTCAAGGGATTTCTGAAGCCATCAAAAACTTAGCAATTATCACGAATCAAATGCAGCAGGAGGAACAGAGTGATAACCCTGGAACTGGACTATGA
- a CDS encoding peroxiredoxin has translation MALQLGDTVPNFTQSSSFGDIDFYEWAGDSWVVLFSHPADYTPVCTTELGEVSKLKPEFDKRNVKVIALSVDDAESHKGWIGDINETQSTTVDYPILADPDKKVSDLYGMIHPNANAKVTVRSVFVIDPDKKLRLTITYPPSTGRNFEEILRVIDSLQLTDNYSVATPVNWKDGDDVIVVPSMSTEEAKQKFPKGIQEVKPYLRVTPQPNK, from the coding sequence ATGGCGCTTCAACTTGGCGATACAGTACCTAACTTTACCCAGTCCTCTTCATTTGGGGATATCGATTTTTACGAATGGGCTGGTGATAGCTGGGTAGTGCTTTTCTCTCACCCTGCTGACTATACCCCTGTTTGCACGACAGAATTAGGCGAAGTCTCAAAACTGAAGCCTGAATTTGATAAGCGGAATGTAAAAGTGATTGCTTTGAGCGTTGATGATGCTGAATCTCACAAAGGTTGGATTGGCGATATCAATGAAACTCAATCCACAACCGTTGACTATCCGATTTTGGCAGATCCCGATAAAAAAGTTTCTGATTTGTATGGCATGATCCACCCGAACGCCAACGCTAAAGTTACGGTTCGTTCGGTCTTTGTGATTGACCCCGACAAAAAATTGCGCTTGACTATCACTTACCCACCTAGCACTGGTCGTAACTTTGAAGAAATCTTGCGCGTCATCGATTCTCTGCAACTAACTGATAATTACAGCGTTGCTACGCCAGTGAACTGGAAAGATGGAGATGATGTGATTGTTGTACCTTCTATGTCAACTGAAGAGGCGAAGCAAAAATTTCCCAAAGGAATTCAGGAAGTTAAGCCATATTTACGGGTAACTCCTCAGCCCAATAAATAA